One genomic segment of Misgurnus anguillicaudatus chromosome 25, ASM2758022v2, whole genome shotgun sequence includes these proteins:
- the acbd5a gene encoding acyl-CoA-binding domain-containing protein 5A isoform X2, protein MMEGDNKPTHELRFNAAVKVIQNLPSNGSFQPSNDMMLKFYSYYKQATLGPCNIPRPGFWDPVGKAKWDAWNSLGDMAKEEAMNAYVDDLKLILESMPVTSEVEELLQVIGPFYELVDERKITQVSDLSTGFGSMLTSPPKSVTKSIIRTMQMNGALDAYPVKTSEPPQTTTTELEEKTEDNEEEEKDEAVEEVIKAPQVKKKSSAGGAKGLQSNGNAQQHKVLANGTLCTKSNLNRHESEEESESINHNGDIIEVNGHAKEDVSSSNHVASDSDSEVFCDSVDQFGAEEGSDIHLNRSQDAAEESHSTLFSTEEVESKGRRSEDLQEREEGVQHGGEDGQSSGGGSQRRGLPANRSDSSVVRRGRGSRSPAFGSGSGGPQQGSGGDGERWGTDAPGMENLNEQIICALARLQDDMQSVLERLHTLEALTASQARSLALSSDYLSPPANKTKKSSWWPFDVSPGTVAFAVIWPFVAQWLIRMYLQRRRKKFN, encoded by the exons ATGATGGAGGGTGACAACAAACCGACCCACGAGCTGAGATTCAATGCTGCTGTCAAAGTGATCCAAAATTTGCCTTCAAACG GTTCATTTCAACCCTCCAATGACATGATGCTGAAATTTTATAGCTACTACAAGCAAGCAACGCTAGGTCCGTGCAACATTCCCCGTCCAGGATTCTGGGACCCTGTTGGCAAAGCCAAATG GGATGCCTGGAATTCGCTTGGTGATATGGCAAAAGAGGAGGCAATGAATGCCTATGTGGATGATTTAAAACTG ATCCTGGAAAGTATGCCTGTAACCAGTGAGGTGGAGGAGCTTCTGCAGGTGATCGGGCCGTTCTATGAGCTCGTGGATGAGAGGAAGATAACACAGGTGTCAGATTTAAGCACAG GCTTTGGGAGCATGCTAACCTCGCCGCCCAAAAGTGTCACAAAAAGCATCATCAGAACGATGCAGATGAACGGTGCTCTGGATGCTTACCCTGTTAAAACGTCAGAGCCTCCACAAACTACAACAACAGAGCTGGAAGAGAAAACCGAAGATAATGAAGAGGAGGAAAAAGATGAAGCAGTTGAAGAGGTGATAAAAG CACCACAAGTTAAGAAAAAGTCTTCAGCGGGTGGAGCTAAAGGATTGCAATCTAACGGCAATGCCCAGCAACACAAAGTCCTTGCTAATGGAACACTCTGCACCAAGTCTAACCTGAACAGACACGAGTCAGAGGAAGAATCTGAAAGCATTAACCACAATGGAGATATCATAGAAGTCAATGGACATGCCAAAG AAGATGTTTCGAGTTCCAACCATGTGGCCAGTGATTCAGACAGTGAGGTGTTCTGCGATTCTGTGGACCAGTTTGGTGCAGAAGAG GGCTCTGATATCCATCTAAATCGCTCGCAGGATGCGGCTGAGGAGAGCCATAGTACGCTGTTCTCCACAGAAGAGGTCGAATCAAAGGGGAGACGGTCAGAAGATCTTCAGGAAAGAGAGGAAGGTGTGCAACACGGTGGAGAAGATGGACAGAGCAGTGGAGGAGGTTCACAGAGACGGGGACTTCCTGCTAACAGAAGTGACAGTTCTGTGGTCAGGAGGGGAAGAG GGTCCAGGTCACCTGCTTTTGGCTCCGGGTCAGGTGGTCCGCAGCAGGGCAGTGGGGGAGATGGGGAACGCTGGGGAACAGATGCACCTGGAATGGAAAATCTCAATGAACAGATTATTTGTGCTCTGGCCAGACTGCAGGACGACATGCAGAGCGTGTTAGAAAGGCTACACACACTTGAAGCATTGACAGCCTCTCAG GCTCGATCCTTAGCTCTGTCATCAGACTACCTGTCACCGCCTGCAAATAAAACTAAGAAG TCATCTTGGTGGCCATTTGATGTTTCTCCTGGAACTGTGGCCTTTGCTGTTATCTGGCCGTTTGTGGCGCAGTGGCTCATCCGTATGTATCTGCAGCGCAGAAGAAA AAAGTTCAATTGA
- the acbd5a gene encoding acyl-CoA-binding domain-containing protein 5A isoform X1, with translation MMEGDNKPTHELRFNAAVKVIQNLPSNGSFQPSNDMMLKFYSYYKQATLGPCNIPRPGFWDPVGKAKWDAWNSLGDMAKEEAMNAYVDDLKLILESMPVTSEVEELLQVIGPFYELVDERKITQVSDLSTGFGSMLTSPPKSVTKSIIRTMQMNGALDAYPVKTSEPPQTTTTELEEKTEDNEEEEKDEAVEEVIKAPQVKKKSSAGGAKGLQSNGNAQQHKVLANGTLCTKSNLNRHESEEESESINHNGDIIEVNGHAKEDVSSSNHVASDSDSEVFCDSVDQFGAEEGSDIHLNRSQDAAEESHSTLFSTEEVESKGRRSEDLQEREEGVQHGGEDGQSSGGGSQRRGLPANRSDSSVVRRGRGSRSPAFGSGSGGPQQGSGGDGERWGTDAPGMENLNEQIICALARLQDDMQSVLERLHTLEALTASQARSLALSSDYLSPPANKTKKKSSWWPFDVSPGTVAFAVIWPFVAQWLIRMYLQRRRKKFN, from the exons ATGATGGAGGGTGACAACAAACCGACCCACGAGCTGAGATTCAATGCTGCTGTCAAAGTGATCCAAAATTTGCCTTCAAACG GTTCATTTCAACCCTCCAATGACATGATGCTGAAATTTTATAGCTACTACAAGCAAGCAACGCTAGGTCCGTGCAACATTCCCCGTCCAGGATTCTGGGACCCTGTTGGCAAAGCCAAATG GGATGCCTGGAATTCGCTTGGTGATATGGCAAAAGAGGAGGCAATGAATGCCTATGTGGATGATTTAAAACTG ATCCTGGAAAGTATGCCTGTAACCAGTGAGGTGGAGGAGCTTCTGCAGGTGATCGGGCCGTTCTATGAGCTCGTGGATGAGAGGAAGATAACACAGGTGTCAGATTTAAGCACAG GCTTTGGGAGCATGCTAACCTCGCCGCCCAAAAGTGTCACAAAAAGCATCATCAGAACGATGCAGATGAACGGTGCTCTGGATGCTTACCCTGTTAAAACGTCAGAGCCTCCACAAACTACAACAACAGAGCTGGAAGAGAAAACCGAAGATAATGAAGAGGAGGAAAAAGATGAAGCAGTTGAAGAGGTGATAAAAG CACCACAAGTTAAGAAAAAGTCTTCAGCGGGTGGAGCTAAAGGATTGCAATCTAACGGCAATGCCCAGCAACACAAAGTCCTTGCTAATGGAACACTCTGCACCAAGTCTAACCTGAACAGACACGAGTCAGAGGAAGAATCTGAAAGCATTAACCACAATGGAGATATCATAGAAGTCAATGGACATGCCAAAG AAGATGTTTCGAGTTCCAACCATGTGGCCAGTGATTCAGACAGTGAGGTGTTCTGCGATTCTGTGGACCAGTTTGGTGCAGAAGAG GGCTCTGATATCCATCTAAATCGCTCGCAGGATGCGGCTGAGGAGAGCCATAGTACGCTGTTCTCCACAGAAGAGGTCGAATCAAAGGGGAGACGGTCAGAAGATCTTCAGGAAAGAGAGGAAGGTGTGCAACACGGTGGAGAAGATGGACAGAGCAGTGGAGGAGGTTCACAGAGACGGGGACTTCCTGCTAACAGAAGTGACAGTTCTGTGGTCAGGAGGGGAAGAG GGTCCAGGTCACCTGCTTTTGGCTCCGGGTCAGGTGGTCCGCAGCAGGGCAGTGGGGGAGATGGGGAACGCTGGGGAACAGATGCACCTGGAATGGAAAATCTCAATGAACAGATTATTTGTGCTCTGGCCAGACTGCAGGACGACATGCAGAGCGTGTTAGAAAGGCTACACACACTTGAAGCATTGACAGCCTCTCAG GCTCGATCCTTAGCTCTGTCATCAGACTACCTGTCACCGCCTGCAAATAAAACTAAGAAG aAGTCATCTTGGTGGCCATTTGATGTTTCTCCTGGAACTGTGGCCTTTGCTGTTATCTGGCCGTTTGTGGCGCAGTGGCTCATCCGTATGTATCTGCAGCGCAGAAGAAA AAAGTTCAATTGA